In Pseudoalteromonas carrageenovora IAM 12662, the following proteins share a genomic window:
- a CDS encoding ABC transporter ATP-binding protein codes for MLSVSQLSIDYGSNRVVSDLNLSLEQSEILMLVGPTGCGKSTILQALAGLLPISEGEINVGKWRATPKLTVPPEKRSVGMVFQDFALFPHLTVEQNICFRLKNTAPAERWIKLLGLDEFRNKKPATLSGGQKQRVALARTLAHEPDFVLLDEPLSNLDAALKDMLRWDIRNALKDAGVPAIWVTHDQEEALSVGDRVGVLKAGKIQQIDTPERCFSIPNNRFVARFLGEASFIAGKFENGQATTAIGNAPAQGVDCESGDVDVLLRPDDVLLVQSSVGNNGEVVWVRFEGGSRLCAVKLACFTVVTSRVSHEVVVNPGDEVHVSLSTSHPLAVYTKAN; via the coding sequence ATGCTATCTGTAAGTCAGTTGTCTATAGATTATGGCAGTAACCGTGTAGTCAGCGATTTAAATCTATCGCTTGAACAAAGTGAAATCCTTATGCTTGTCGGCCCTACAGGCTGTGGTAAGAGCACAATTTTACAAGCACTTGCTGGGCTTTTACCTATCAGCGAAGGCGAAATAAACGTCGGTAAATGGCGTGCTACGCCTAAATTAACGGTACCACCTGAGAAACGCAGTGTTGGTATGGTGTTTCAAGACTTTGCATTATTCCCGCATTTAACAGTTGAGCAAAACATTTGCTTTAGATTAAAAAATACAGCGCCTGCAGAGCGCTGGATAAAACTATTGGGTCTTGACGAATTTAGAAATAAAAAACCTGCTACGCTTTCAGGCGGTCAAAAGCAGCGTGTTGCCCTAGCCCGAACTCTTGCACACGAGCCAGACTTTGTTTTACTTGATGAGCCATTGTCTAACCTAGATGCTGCACTAAAAGATATGCTGCGCTGGGATATTAGAAACGCACTTAAAGATGCCGGTGTTCCTGCCATTTGGGTAACGCACGATCAAGAAGAAGCGCTTTCTGTTGGTGATCGTGTTGGTGTTTTAAAAGCGGGTAAAATTCAGCAAATAGATACACCAGAGCGCTGCTTTAGTATTCCTAACAATCGTTTTGTTGCTCGTTTTTTAGGTGAAGCTAGCTTTATTGCCGGTAAATTTGAAAACGGACAAGCTACTACTGCTATAGGTAACGCACCAGCTCAAGGCGTTGACTGTGAAAGCGGCGATGTTGATGTACTGCTTCGCCCTGATGACGTATTACTTGTCCAAAGTAGTGTTGGTAATAATGGTGAAGTTGTATGGGTACGCTTTGAAGGTGGCAGCCGCTTGTGCGCTGTAAAACTTGCGTGCTTTACTGTTGTAACCAGCCGTGTTAGCCATGAGGTTGTAGTAAACCCAGGCGATGAAGTACATGTATCACTAAGTACATCACACCCACTTGCGGTTTATACAAAAGCTAACTAG
- a CDS encoding ATP-binding protein, with translation MKQVFILRGLPGSGKSYYAQNLADELGGVDESQYLICSTDDYFINEQGEYHFDKFRLSQYHNLNLARFINALAQNIPLVIVDNTNIKKWEFIAYSQAAVALGYQVKEVIVGEVKDKSMQHLYAKRNSHNVPLKTISKMAYMFEW, from the coding sequence ATGAAACAAGTTTTTATTTTACGAGGACTACCAGGAAGCGGTAAGTCTTATTACGCGCAAAACCTTGCAGACGAACTAGGTGGTGTTGACGAAAGCCAATATCTAATTTGTTCAACCGACGACTACTTCATAAATGAGCAAGGCGAATACCACTTCGATAAATTTAGGCTCTCGCAATACCATAATTTAAACTTGGCTCGTTTTATTAATGCACTCGCACAAAATATTCCATTAGTCATAGTTGATAACACTAATATTAAAAAGTGGGAATTTATCGCGTATTCACAAGCTGCTGTTGCTTTAGGATATCAAGTAAAAGAAGTGATTGTAGGTGAAGTAAAAGACAAATCTATGCAGCATTTATACGCTAAGCGTAACTCACATAATGTGCCGCTTAAAACCATAAGTAAAATGGCGTACATGTTTGAGTGGTGA
- a CDS encoding electron transfer flavoprotein-ubiquinone oxidoreductase encodes MVERETMEFDVVIVGAGPAGLASAIKLAQLAQEKQQECMICVVEKGSEVGAHVLSGAVFETKALDELLPNWQELGAPVSTKVTNDEIYWFNNEQKATSIPHFATPKTFHNDGNYIVSMGNVCRWLAEQAEGLGVEIFPGFSAHSLIIEDEAVKGIITGDMGVDKDGNEKDGYMPGMELRAKYTIFAEGCRGHLGKQLINQFALDADASPQHYGLGFKEIWQIDESKHELGKVIHGTGWPLAGDTNGGAFMYHSENNQVVVGLIVDLNYSNPHLSPFDEFQRMKHHPVFKNVLEGGDRIAYGARAIAKGGLHSLPKMNFAGGLLVGCNAGTLNFAKIKGNHTAMKSGMVAAQVIFDALQNNMANTDLTEFKTVFENSWAYKELYQSRNFGPAMHKLGKFVGGAYNTLDQNIFNGGLPFTFKDNTPDHATLVDTKAAAKINYPKPDAKLSFDKLSSVFLSNTNHEESQPCHLKLKDAAIPISVNLVKFDEPAQRYCPAGVYEVQEIEGANQFVINAQNCVHCKTCDIKDPSQNITWVTPEGAGGPNYPNM; translated from the coding sequence ATGGTCGAACGTGAAACCATGGAATTTGATGTAGTAATTGTAGGAGCAGGCCCAGCTGGTCTAGCTAGTGCAATTAAACTCGCGCAATTAGCACAAGAAAAACAACAAGAGTGCATGATTTGCGTAGTAGAAAAAGGCTCTGAAGTGGGTGCACATGTACTCTCAGGAGCCGTATTTGAAACAAAAGCACTTGATGAGCTACTGCCAAATTGGCAAGAATTGGGTGCGCCTGTTTCAACTAAAGTAACTAACGATGAAATCTACTGGTTTAATAACGAGCAAAAAGCGACATCAATCCCCCACTTCGCTACACCTAAAACATTTCATAATGATGGTAACTACATTGTTTCTATGGGTAATGTATGTCGATGGCTTGCAGAGCAGGCTGAAGGTTTAGGCGTTGAAATATTCCCAGGCTTTAGCGCGCATTCGTTAATTATTGAAGATGAAGCCGTTAAAGGCATTATTACTGGCGATATGGGAGTCGATAAAGACGGTAACGAGAAAGACGGTTACATGCCAGGTATGGAACTGCGTGCTAAATACACTATTTTTGCTGAAGGCTGTCGAGGCCATTTAGGTAAACAGCTTATAAACCAGTTTGCACTGGATGCCGATGCATCTCCTCAGCATTACGGTTTGGGCTTTAAAGAAATTTGGCAAATTGATGAAAGCAAACATGAGCTTGGTAAAGTTATTCATGGCACAGGTTGGCCACTTGCTGGCGACACCAACGGTGGTGCATTTATGTATCACAGTGAAAATAACCAAGTTGTGGTTGGCCTAATAGTTGACCTAAATTATTCAAACCCGCATTTAAGCCCGTTTGATGAGTTTCAACGAATGAAACATCACCCTGTATTTAAAAATGTACTCGAAGGCGGTGATCGTATTGCTTATGGCGCACGTGCAATTGCAAAAGGTGGCTTACATTCGCTACCTAAAATGAACTTTGCGGGTGGCTTATTAGTAGGATGTAATGCAGGCACACTCAATTTTGCTAAAATTAAGGGCAACCATACCGCTATGAAATCGGGAATGGTAGCTGCACAAGTCATTTTTGATGCACTACAAAATAATATGGCCAATACTGATTTAACCGAGTTTAAAACGGTATTTGAAAATTCGTGGGCATATAAAGAGCTATATCAATCACGCAACTTCGGCCCAGCAATGCACAAACTCGGCAAATTTGTAGGCGGTGCTTATAATACGCTTGATCAAAACATTTTTAATGGCGGTTTGCCGTTTACTTTTAAAGATAATACACCCGATCATGCTACTCTTGTTGACACTAAAGCGGCTGCAAAAATTAACTACCCCAAACCAGATGCAAAGCTGAGCTTTGATAAACTCTCCAGTGTATTTTTATCAAACACAAACCACGAAGAATCCCAGCCATGTCATTTAAAATTAAAAGATGCAGCCATCCCTATTTCTGTGAACTTAGTTAAATTTGATGAACCCGCACAGCGCTACTGCCCAGCTGGTGTATACGAAGTGCAAGAAATTGAAGGTGCAAACCAGTTTGTGATCAATGCGCAAAACTGTGTGCACTGCAAAACCTGCGATATTAAAGATCCGAGCCAAAATATTACTTGGGTTACACCAGAAGGCGCTGGTGGCCCTAACTACCCTAATATGTAA
- the asnS gene encoding asparagine--tRNA ligase: MSHLAISELLKGNVAVDSQVTIKGWIRTRRDSKAGISFLAVHDGSCFDPIQAVVPNSLNNYDEVTSLTAGCSVSVTGVLVQSAGQGQSFEIQANSVTVLGWVENPDSYPMSAKRHSIEYLREHAHLRPRTNMIGAVTRVRNCLAQAIHRFYHEQGFYWISTPIITASDCEGAGEMFRVSTLDMQNLPRTDKGDVDYSEDFFGKEAFLTVSGQLNGETYASAMSKIYTFGPTFRAENSNTSRHLAEFWMVEPEVAFADLEDIAKLAENMLKYVFKAVLEERRDDMEFFAQRVEKTAITRLEEFVDKDFAQVDYTDAVEILKTCGKKFEYAVEWGVDLQSEHERYLAEEHFKAPVVIKNYPRDIKAFYMRQNEDGKTVAAMDVVAPGIGEIIGGSQREERLDVLDARLDEMGLNKEDYSWYRDLRKYGSVPHSGFGLGFERLVAYVTGMGNVRDVIAFPRTKGSATY; the protein is encoded by the coding sequence ATGAGCCATTTAGCGATTTCAGAGCTATTAAAAGGCAACGTTGCGGTAGACAGCCAAGTTACAATTAAAGGCTGGATCCGTACTCGCCGCGATTCAAAAGCAGGAATATCATTTTTAGCCGTCCATGACGGTTCGTGTTTTGATCCTATTCAAGCGGTAGTTCCTAATTCACTGAATAATTATGATGAAGTTACTAGCTTAACAGCCGGTTGTTCTGTATCGGTTACTGGTGTTTTAGTTCAATCTGCTGGCCAAGGTCAATCATTTGAAATTCAAGCTAATTCTGTAACAGTTTTAGGTTGGGTAGAAAACCCAGATTCTTACCCAATGTCGGCAAAACGCCACAGCATTGAGTACTTACGTGAGCACGCTCACCTTCGCCCACGTACAAACATGATTGGCGCGGTAACACGTGTACGTAACTGTTTAGCACAAGCTATTCACCGTTTTTATCACGAACAAGGTTTTTACTGGATCAGCACACCTATTATCACAGCAAGTGACTGTGAAGGCGCTGGTGAAATGTTCCGTGTATCTACACTTGATATGCAAAACTTACCGCGTACAGATAAAGGCGATGTTGATTACAGCGAAGATTTCTTTGGTAAAGAAGCATTCCTGACTGTATCTGGCCAGTTAAACGGCGAAACCTACGCATCAGCAATGTCAAAAATTTATACATTTGGCCCAACTTTCCGTGCTGAGAATTCAAATACTTCTCGTCACTTAGCTGAGTTTTGGATGGTTGAACCTGAAGTGGCATTTGCTGATTTAGAAGATATCGCAAAACTTGCAGAAAACATGCTTAAGTATGTATTTAAAGCCGTACTTGAAGAGCGCCGTGACGACATGGAATTTTTTGCACAACGTGTAGAAAAAACTGCAATCACTCGCCTTGAAGAGTTTGTAGATAAAGACTTTGCACAAGTTGATTACACTGACGCTGTTGAAATCCTTAAAACATGTGGCAAAAAGTTTGAGTACGCTGTTGAATGGGGTGTTGATTTACAGTCTGAGCACGAGCGTTACTTAGCAGAAGAGCACTTTAAAGCGCCTGTAGTTATTAAAAACTACCCGCGTGATATTAAAGCGTTTTACATGCGCCAAAACGAAGACGGCAAAACAGTTGCAGCAATGGATGTTGTAGCACCTGGCATTGGTGAGATCATTGGTGGTTCGCAACGTGAAGAACGCCTTGACGTACTTGATGCTCGCTTAGACGAAATGGGCTTAAACAAAGAAGATTACAGCTGGTACCGCGATTTACGTAAATACGGTAGCGTGCCACATTCTGGCTTTGGTTTAGGCTTTGAACGTTTAGTTGCATACGTAACAGGTATGGGTAACGTACGTGATGTTATTGCCTTCCCTCGTACTAAAGGCAGCGCAACTTACTAA
- a CDS encoding ABC transporter permease, whose amino-acid sequence MRLPASYPMALLAALITLTPVFILMVLASDASTVFDSHNLKILGNTLSLMGLTVLGSILIGVPLAFISAYVHLPFKKLWLVFFAAPLAVPSYIGAFTLYAAFGPGGEINTVTGIETPSMYGLTGAAIVMTLYTFPFVMMTTRSSLLSLDASMVNAARTLGMSMTQSVFKVILPRVVNGIAAGSLLVALYTLSDFGTPAMMRLDTFTRVIYVEYNAFALGRAAMLSLQLMVIVGFLLLIESQIKTASEKQGRPLILFPNKWQLSAMFVAFAPVLLLAIGLPLAIFTLWLGRDGFSSFDFNIAWNSAYASAIAAVVAVIVAVPVAHAALSGKAGKVMERVTYFGFGIPGIVMGTALVYGGLQLPFLYQTLGLLIIAYMLRFLPLAVGSVRTSTEHLDPSLIKSARVLGASPREAFTRITLPLTMRGIIAGAALVFLESMRELEATLLLGPTGFETLSTYLWRVYEAGYFGRAAIPGLLLVVISACALAIMLTGEKRNQLEH is encoded by the coding sequence ATGCGACTACCCGCTTCTTACCCAATGGCGCTGCTTGCAGCGCTCATTACGCTTACCCCTGTTTTTATATTAATGGTACTTGCAAGCGATGCTAGTACCGTTTTTGATAGCCATAATTTAAAAATTTTAGGAAACACCCTATCGTTAATGGGCTTAACTGTTTTAGGTTCTATTTTAATTGGTGTGCCTTTAGCTTTTATTAGTGCCTATGTGCACTTGCCCTTTAAAAAATTATGGCTGGTATTTTTTGCAGCGCCACTTGCTGTACCCAGCTATATAGGTGCATTTACCCTGTATGCGGCCTTTGGCCCTGGCGGCGAAATTAATACAGTGACTGGCATAGAAACCCCTTCTATGTATGGCTTAACTGGCGCTGCCATTGTAATGACTTTGTATACCTTCCCTTTTGTAATGATGACCACCCGCTCATCGCTTTTAAGCTTAGATGCCAGCATGGTCAACGCAGCGCGTACTTTAGGTATGTCGATGACACAAAGCGTGTTTAAAGTAATATTACCGCGTGTAGTTAATGGTATTGCGGCAGGTTCTTTATTAGTTGCGCTTTACACCCTCTCTGATTTTGGTACTCCGGCGATGATGCGCCTAGATACCTTTACCCGCGTTATATACGTAGAATACAACGCCTTTGCGTTAGGCCGAGCAGCAATGCTTTCGCTGCAGCTAATGGTTATTGTTGGCTTTTTATTATTAATAGAATCACAAATAAAAACAGCCAGTGAAAAACAAGGTCGTCCGCTAATTTTATTTCCTAACAAGTGGCAGTTAAGCGCTATGTTTGTTGCCTTTGCGCCGGTGTTATTGTTAGCCATTGGTTTGCCTCTAGCCATTTTTACACTGTGGTTAGGGCGTGATGGTTTTAGCTCGTTCGATTTTAATATTGCTTGGAACTCAGCTTATGCATCAGCAATTGCCGCTGTGGTTGCCGTAATTGTAGCCGTGCCAGTTGCTCATGCTGCCCTTAGTGGCAAAGCCGGTAAAGTAATGGAGCGCGTGACTTATTTTGGTTTTGGTATTCCTGGTATAGTAATGGGTACTGCTTTGGTTTATGGCGGCTTACAACTACCGTTTTTATATCAAACGTTAGGGCTTTTAATTATTGCATATATGCTGCGTTTTTTACCGCTTGCGGTAGGCTCTGTTCGTACTAGCACAGAACACTTAGATCCTAGTTTAATTAAATCTGCCAGAGTACTAGGCGCAAGCCCACGTGAAGCCTTTACGCGTATTACATTACCGCTGACTATGCGCGGAATAATAGCAGGTGCAGCACTTGTGTTTTTAGAGTCTATGCGTGAACTTGAAGCCACTCTTTTACTTGGCCCTACAGGCTTTGAAACACTTTCAACCTACTTATGGCGTGTTTACGAAGCTGGTTATTTTGGCCGCGCTGCAATACCTGGTTTATTGTTAGTAGTGATTTCTGCGTGCGCGTTAGCTATTATGCTCACTGGCGAAAAACGCAATCAGTTAGAACATTAA
- a CDS encoding electron transfer flavoprotein subunit beta/FixA family protein, translating to MKVLVPIKRVIDYNVKARVKSDNSDVDLANVKMAINPFCEIAIEEAIRLKEAGTATEVIAITIGAKASQEQLRTALALGADKAIHIETDEKLESLHIAKLLAKIVEQEAPELVILGKQSIDSDNNQTGQMLAALTNRGQGTFASKVVIENNKVNVTREVDGGLQTVALSLPAIVTTDLRLNEPRYASLPNIMKAKRKPLEVIAADSLGVDLAPRIQLVSVEEPAKRSGGIIVEDVAQLVEKLKTEAKVI from the coding sequence ATGAAAGTTCTCGTACCAATAAAAAGAGTTATCGACTACAACGTAAAAGCTCGCGTTAAAAGCGATAATAGCGATGTTGATTTAGCTAACGTAAAAATGGCAATCAACCCATTTTGCGAAATTGCAATTGAAGAAGCTATACGCTTAAAAGAAGCGGGCACAGCAACAGAAGTAATTGCCATAACTATTGGCGCTAAAGCCTCACAAGAGCAGTTACGTACCGCACTTGCATTAGGTGCCGACAAAGCAATTCACATCGAAACCGATGAAAAATTAGAGTCACTTCATATTGCTAAGCTCCTTGCAAAAATTGTTGAACAAGAAGCACCCGAGCTGGTTATTTTAGGTAAACAGTCTATCGATTCCGATAATAACCAAACGGGGCAAATGCTTGCTGCCTTAACAAATCGTGGGCAAGGTACGTTTGCATCAAAAGTTGTTATTGAAAATAACAAAGTAAACGTAACGCGTGAAGTTGATGGCGGCCTGCAAACGGTAGCACTTAGCTTACCAGCTATTGTTACTACTGACTTACGCTTAAATGAGCCTCGCTATGCATCACTGCCAAATATAATGAAAGCAAAACGTAAGCCGCTTGAAGTTATTGCAGCTGACTCGTTAGGCGTTGATTTAGCGCCGCGCATACAACTTGTAAGCGTAGAAGAGCCAGCTAAACGCAGCGGTGGCATTATTGTAGAAGATGTAGCACAGCTTGTAGAAAAACTTAAAACAGAGGCAAAGGTGATTTAA
- a CDS encoding electron transfer flavoprotein subunit alpha/FixB family protein, with product MKTLVIAEHDNGALKPETSKTINAAVKLGLEVDVLVAGLNISTMSEKLASIAGVNAVLTADNAVYEHQLAESMTDLVLSLADNYSHIVASATTTGKNFMPRVAALLDVAQISEIIDVIDADTFKRPIYAGNAIATVKSLDAKKVITVRASSFDLQGEQAAVSINTLDTVSDSQLSMFVSVEQTESERPELTAAEVVISGGRGMQNGENFALLNGIADKLGAAIGASRAAVDAGFVPNDMQVGQTGKIVAPNLYIAVGISGAIQHLAGMKDSKVIVAINKDPDAPIFQVADYGLVADLFEVLPQLEGAL from the coding sequence ATGAAAACACTTGTAATTGCAGAGCACGATAACGGTGCCTTAAAACCAGAAACCTCAAAAACAATTAATGCCGCTGTTAAATTAGGCTTAGAGGTAGATGTACTTGTTGCAGGTTTAAATATAAGCACTATGAGCGAAAAGCTAGCGAGTATTGCGGGTGTTAATGCGGTACTTACAGCAGACAACGCTGTTTATGAGCATCAACTAGCTGAAAGCATGACAGACTTGGTATTGAGCCTTGCTGATAACTACAGTCATATTGTGGCAAGCGCCACTACCACGGGCAAAAACTTTATGCCACGCGTTGCAGCGCTTTTAGATGTGGCTCAAATTTCAGAAATAATTGATGTAATAGATGCCGATACGTTTAAACGCCCAATTTATGCAGGTAACGCTATTGCGACAGTTAAATCACTTGATGCTAAAAAGGTTATTACCGTACGCGCAAGTAGCTTTGATTTACAAGGCGAGCAAGCCGCGGTAAGCATTAATACTTTAGATACGGTATCGGACTCACAGTTAAGTATGTTTGTAAGCGTTGAGCAAACTGAATCAGAGCGCCCAGAGCTTACTGCTGCAGAGGTGGTTATATCTGGCGGTCGTGGTATGCAAAATGGCGAAAATTTTGCGTTATTAAATGGCATTGCCGATAAACTAGGTGCCGCTATTGGTGCATCGCGCGCAGCCGTTGATGCAGGCTTTGTACCTAACGATATGCAAGTAGGGCAAACAGGTAAAATTGTGGCGCCTAACTTATATATTGCAGTAGGTATTAGCGGTGCTATTCAGCACTTAGCAGGTATGAAAGACTCAAAAGTGATTGTCGCAATTAACAAAGATCCTGATGCGCCAATATTCCAAGTAGCAGATTACGGCCTAGTAGCTGACTTATTTGAAGTGCTACCTCAGCTTGAAGGTGCTTTATAG